A window of the Cystobacter fuscus genome harbors these coding sequences:
- a CDS encoding M20/M25/M40 family metallo-hydrolase, whose protein sequence is MSRWGSVVVWLACATPAWAEAPREKEVWITLGTDALEPVRGAFQARGLTLAAPTFQKGGVAVLRVRESLVEQLALAMHDELHRCAGFIAHDTQGEAFAAVQADNAPQPMASLLYYTLNNAPSVTALMDEVRESELRGTIQALSSNWTNRYYNVQNGADASTWLANEWKKLTAGRPDITVELFAHPFQQSSVIATLPGTTLPDEVVVLGGHLDSINLSNAKTGTAPGADDDASGVASITEVLRVAVLEGYKPARTVKFMAYAGEEAGLLGSKAIANAFKANGVNVVGVLQLDMTNYQGNTFDFGLVLDRTNATLNTQLRNLIATYQPERTVANIMCGYGCSDHASWTLAGYPAVMPFEASLSTMNPNIHGERDTLAYMGDTAENSVKFAKLGASFMAELAKGATEGNTPPPVGVEPGTLQTAAFDATYWAPACSQVGSGCDSGTLLDGRGGVGPELNQPNTLLKGCADGTSGTYHADESLDRLQVSTLDGKILFPGKTVKIEATVYAYSTTEDKLDLYYSASATSPSWQLIGTYSPSRTGVTTLSATYTLPVGGVQAIRANFRHAGPNGATSAARVCSSGGYDDRDDLVFAVP, encoded by the coding sequence ATGAGCAGGTGGGGTTCCGTCGTCGTATGGCTCGCGTGTGCCACGCCCGCGTGGGCGGAGGCCCCGAGAGAGAAGGAAGTGTGGATCACCCTCGGCACGGACGCGCTGGAGCCGGTACGCGGAGCCTTCCAGGCCAGGGGCCTGACGCTGGCGGCGCCCACGTTCCAGAAGGGCGGCGTGGCGGTGCTGCGCGTGCGCGAGTCGCTGGTGGAGCAACTGGCGCTGGCGATGCACGACGAGCTCCACCGGTGCGCGGGCTTCATCGCCCATGACACCCAGGGCGAGGCCTTCGCCGCGGTGCAGGCCGACAACGCGCCCCAGCCCATGGCCTCGCTCCTCTACTACACCCTCAACAACGCCCCCTCGGTGACGGCGCTGATGGACGAGGTGCGGGAGTCGGAACTGCGCGGCACCATCCAAGCGCTGTCCAGCAACTGGACCAACCGCTACTACAACGTGCAGAACGGCGCGGACGCGTCCACCTGGCTCGCGAACGAGTGGAAGAAGCTCACCGCCGGGCGCCCGGACATCACGGTGGAGCTCTTCGCGCACCCCTTCCAGCAGTCCTCCGTCATCGCCACCCTCCCGGGCACCACGCTACCCGACGAGGTGGTGGTGCTCGGTGGCCACCTGGACTCCATCAACCTGAGCAACGCCAAGACGGGCACGGCGCCGGGCGCGGATGACGACGCGTCGGGCGTGGCCTCCATCACCGAGGTGCTGCGCGTGGCGGTGCTCGAGGGCTACAAGCCGGCGCGCACGGTGAAGTTCATGGCATACGCGGGCGAGGAGGCGGGACTGCTCGGCTCCAAGGCCATCGCCAACGCGTTCAAGGCCAACGGGGTGAACGTGGTGGGCGTGTTGCAGTTGGACATGACCAACTACCAGGGCAACACCTTCGACTTCGGCCTCGTGCTGGACAGGACGAACGCGACCCTCAACACGCAGCTGCGCAACCTCATCGCCACGTATCAGCCGGAGCGCACCGTCGCCAACATCATGTGCGGCTATGGCTGCTCGGACCATGCCTCGTGGACCCTCGCGGGCTACCCGGCCGTGATGCCCTTCGAGGCGTCGCTGAGCACGATGAATCCGAACATCCACGGCGAGCGGGACACCCTGGCGTACATGGGAGACACGGCGGAGAACTCGGTGAAGTTCGCGAAGCTGGGCGCCTCGTTCATGGCCGAGCTGGCCAAGGGCGCCACCGAGGGCAACACCCCACCGCCGGTCGGTGTCGAGCCCGGGACGCTCCAGACCGCCGCCTTCGATGCGACGTACTGGGCGCCGGCCTGCTCGCAGGTGGGCTCGGGCTGCGACTCGGGCACGCTGCTCGACGGCCGCGGGGGTGTGGGCCCCGAGCTGAACCAGCCCAACACCCTCCTCAAGGGCTGCGCGGATGGCACCTCGGGCACCTACCACGCGGATGAGTCACTCGACCGGCTCCAGGTGAGCACCCTGGATGGGAAGATCCTCTTCCCGGGCAAGACGGTGAAGATCGAGGCGACCGTGTACGCCTACTCCACCACGGAGGACAAGTTGGACCTGTACTACTCGGCGAGCGCCACGAGCCCCTCGTGGCAGCTCATCGGCACGTACAGCCCGAGCCGCACCGGCGTCACCACCCTCTCCGCCACGTACACCCTGCCCGTGGGCGGCGTGCAGGCCATTCGCGCCAACTTCCGCCACGCTGGTCCCAACGGCGCCACCAGCGCCGCTCGGGTTTGCAGCAGCGGGGGGTACGACGACCGCGACGACCTGGTCTTCGCCGTGCCGTGA
- a CDS encoding Do family serine endopeptidase, producing the protein MTHARQAFWFHLFLFNALLLSVSTGCERRQLEPALPPPPAVSQAPTPAPNAPRPVQQGAQPAAPLPQEEQATGGSGQWVSVADLVEAVKGAVVNVDVQVRAPGGGAHGDLLERFFGMPGVPEDGGPMPRERIQQGEGSGFLIDPNGLVLTNNHVVDNAFSIRVRLDDGREYEAKVLGRDPLTDLALIKLQGNVKDLPFVRLGDSDKVRVGDPVVAIGNPFGLTSSVSSGILSARARDIQAGPYDNFLQTDAAINPGNSGGPLFNARGEVIGINTAIVGGGAGIGFAVPSNMAQMLLPQLQKGKIRRGWLGVSVQDLTHELAQALKVPQDKGAIVTDVQENTPSSRAGLQQDDVITAVNGEPVESAHALTRDIGFRPPEETVKLTVYRVGQPREVRVKLAERPDLEGSTTEPPGDEREESGRKLGLRLQDVDPRLVPGATRGALVIEVEPGSPAERAGLQPGMVIVEAGGRPVNTPREFAQVVRGQSPGSVLLLRIQLGESRLLRALTIPEAR; encoded by the coding sequence ATGACCCACGCCCGCCAGGCCTTTTGGTTCCACCTCTTCCTGTTCAACGCGCTCCTGCTGAGCGTCTCCACTGGCTGTGAGCGCCGCCAGCTCGAGCCGGCCCTCCCTCCACCCCCCGCCGTGAGCCAGGCGCCCACCCCGGCACCGAACGCCCCCCGGCCCGTACAGCAGGGGGCCCAGCCAGCCGCGCCCCTTCCGCAAGAGGAGCAGGCCACGGGCGGCTCCGGGCAATGGGTCTCCGTCGCGGACCTCGTGGAGGCCGTGAAGGGCGCCGTGGTCAACGTGGACGTCCAGGTCCGGGCGCCTGGGGGGGGGGCTCATGGGGATCTGCTCGAGCGCTTCTTCGGCATGCCCGGTGTCCCCGAGGATGGCGGACCCATGCCGCGCGAGCGCATCCAGCAGGGGGAGGGCTCGGGCTTCCTCATCGACCCGAACGGGCTCGTCCTCACCAACAACCACGTGGTGGACAACGCCTTTTCCATCCGCGTGCGGCTCGACGATGGCCGCGAGTACGAGGCGAAGGTGCTCGGGAGGGATCCCCTCACCGACCTGGCGTTGATCAAGCTCCAGGGCAACGTGAAGGATCTGCCCTTCGTCCGGCTCGGCGACTCGGACAAGGTGCGCGTGGGCGATCCCGTGGTGGCCATCGGCAATCCGTTCGGGCTCACCTCCAGCGTCAGCTCCGGCATCCTCTCGGCCCGGGCGCGTGACATCCAGGCGGGCCCCTACGACAACTTCCTGCAGACGGACGCCGCCATCAATCCGGGCAACTCGGGGGGGCCGCTCTTCAACGCCCGGGGCGAGGTCATCGGCATCAACACCGCCATCGTCGGTGGGGGCGCCGGCATTGGCTTCGCCGTGCCCTCCAACATGGCCCAGATGCTGCTGCCCCAACTCCAGAAGGGGAAGATCCGCCGCGGCTGGCTGGGCGTGTCGGTGCAGGATCTGACGCACGAGCTGGCCCAGGCCCTGAAGGTGCCGCAGGACAAGGGCGCCATCGTCACCGACGTGCAGGAGAACACGCCCTCGTCCAGGGCCGGCCTCCAGCAGGACGACGTCATCACCGCCGTGAATGGCGAGCCCGTGGAATCCGCGCATGCCCTCACGCGCGACATCGGCTTCCGCCCGCCGGAGGAGACCGTGAAGCTCACCGTCTACCGCGTGGGTCAGCCGCGCGAGGTACGGGTGAAGCTCGCCGAGCGGCCGGACCTCGAGGGCTCCACCACCGAGCCCCCCGGGGACGAGCGCGAGGAGTCCGGCCGCAAGCTGGGCCTTCGCCTGCAGGACGTGGATCCGCGGCTCGTGCCGGGCGCGACGCGGGGCGCGCTGGTCATCGAGGTGGAGCCCGGCTCGCCCGCGGAGCGTGCCGGACTCCAGCCGGGCATGGTCATCGTCGAGGCCGGAGGCCGGCCGGTGAACACCCCACGGGAGTTCGCCCAGGTGGTGCGCGGACAATCCCCGGGCTCGGTGCTGCTCTTGCGCATCCAACTGGGCGAGAGCCGGTTGCTGCGTGCCCTGACGATTCCCGAGGCGCGGTGA
- a CDS encoding alpha/beta hydrolase — protein MPDIETPGGQASLEPRPFTLPTKQGPVDVLLYDSPGAKAGVLLAGGVGGGFDTPALRLYPRLGEELLKHGMSTLRLRYRHSTGLAESVQDVLAGVDFLVERGMERIALVGHSFGGAVMIRAGVRSAWVKTVVGLASQSYGTEPVPELHPRSLLLVHGTSDTVLPPRCSQSIHERARGHKELEFIPGAGHVLNEAAEPLFTRVRDWLVHELRG, from the coding sequence ATGCCGGACATCGAGACGCCAGGGGGCCAGGCGAGTCTGGAACCACGGCCCTTCACGCTGCCGACGAAGCAAGGGCCGGTGGACGTGTTGTTGTACGACTCCCCCGGAGCGAAGGCGGGGGTCTTGCTGGCGGGAGGCGTGGGCGGAGGCTTCGATACGCCGGCCCTCCGGCTGTACCCACGGCTGGGCGAGGAGTTGCTGAAGCACGGCATGTCCACGCTGCGCTTGAGGTATCGCCACTCGACCGGGTTGGCGGAGTCGGTGCAGGACGTGCTCGCGGGGGTGGACTTCCTGGTGGAGCGCGGGATGGAGCGGATCGCCCTGGTGGGACACTCGTTCGGTGGGGCGGTGATGATCCGGGCCGGGGTGCGCTCTGCCTGGGTGAAGACGGTGGTGGGGCTCGCGTCGCAGAGCTACGGGACGGAGCCGGTGCCGGAGCTGCATCCGCGCTCGCTGCTGCTCGTGCACGGCACCTCGGACACGGTGCTCCCGCCACGCTGCTCACAGTCCATCCACGAGCGGGCGCGAGGACACAAGGAGCTGGAGTTCATTCCGGGAGCCGGGCATGTGCTCAACGAGGCCGCCGAGCCCCTCTTCACGCGCGTGCGAGACTGGCTGGTGCACGAGCTCCGGGGGTGA
- a CDS encoding DUF418 domain-containing protein gives MSEPTPPASLSAASAHPVDASERVLLLDVLRGFALCGVFVSNSFSWFSGRALLTREQTQALSAPPLEAVVTALYYFFVNQKFVVLFSFLFGLGFSIQLTRAEARGVPIVPLYSRRLLVLLGIGVTHLFALWVGDVLSSYALVGFALLLFRRSSDRTVLTWVLVLIGGVPLLVSALQHFVPLLMDGAQAAAEAAKASEAQEAQARTRFLEGLSSGSFQMAQAANAQYAVFILPQLKRLLWMSVTLGRFLLGLLAGRHLLLQDVERHRASHRRLLLWGGAVGVLGNGAWLVVQRLRLAGHLDPAKDHWMFALPTLQELGFLGLAAVYVAAFALLFQREHWWKVREVLAPVGRMALTHYLLQTVVSLCIYDGWGLGLIGQMPPSRCVALALTLFALQVPLSQWWLSRFRFGPAEWLWRSLTYGRAQPMRLAPRSTVEPSVG, from the coding sequence ATGTCCGAGCCCACTCCCCCCGCGTCGCTCTCCGCAGCCTCCGCCCATCCGGTGGACGCCTCCGAGCGAGTGCTCCTCCTGGACGTGTTGCGCGGCTTCGCGCTGTGCGGCGTCTTCGTCTCCAACAGCTTCTCCTGGTTCAGCGGCCGTGCCCTCCTGACACGCGAGCAGACCCAGGCGCTGTCGGCGCCTCCGCTCGAGGCCGTCGTCACCGCGCTCTACTACTTCTTCGTCAACCAGAAGTTCGTCGTCCTCTTCTCCTTCCTCTTCGGGCTGGGCTTCTCCATCCAGCTCACGCGCGCCGAGGCCCGGGGCGTCCCCATCGTCCCCCTGTACTCGCGGCGGCTGCTGGTGCTGCTGGGCATCGGTGTGACGCACCTGTTCGCGCTCTGGGTGGGCGACGTGCTCTCCTCCTACGCCCTGGTGGGCTTCGCGCTGCTGCTCTTCCGCCGGAGCTCGGATCGGACGGTGCTCACCTGGGTGCTGGTGCTGATCGGAGGGGTGCCGCTGCTCGTCTCCGCCCTCCAGCACTTCGTGCCCCTCCTGATGGACGGCGCCCAGGCGGCGGCCGAGGCGGCGAAGGCCAGCGAAGCGCAAGAGGCCCAGGCGCGGACACGCTTCCTGGAGGGCCTCTCCAGCGGCTCCTTCCAGATGGCCCAGGCGGCGAACGCTCAATACGCCGTCTTCATCCTTCCCCAACTCAAACGGCTGCTCTGGATGAGCGTCACCCTGGGCCGCTTCCTGCTGGGCCTGCTCGCGGGGCGACACCTGTTGCTCCAGGACGTGGAGCGCCACCGCGCATCGCACCGCCGGTTGCTCCTCTGGGGAGGCGCGGTGGGCGTGTTGGGCAACGGCGCCTGGCTGGTGGTGCAGCGCCTGCGCCTCGCGGGGCACCTGGATCCGGCGAAGGACCACTGGATGTTCGCCCTGCCCACCCTCCAGGAGCTGGGCTTCCTGGGTCTGGCCGCGGTGTACGTGGCCGCCTTCGCCCTGCTCTTCCAGCGCGAGCATTGGTGGAAGGTGCGGGAGGTGCTCGCACCGGTGGGCCGCATGGCGCTCACCCACTACCTGCTGCAGACCGTGGTGAGCCTGTGCATCTATGACGGCTGGGGACTGGGCCTCATCGGTCAGATGCCACCGTCGCGCTGCGTGGCGCTCGCGCTCACCCTCTTCGCGCTCCAGGTGCCCTTGAGCCAGTGGTGGTTGTCACGCTTCCGCTTCGGCCCGGCCGAGTGGCTGTGGCGCTCGCTCACCTACGGACGGGCACAGCCCATGCGTCTGGCGCCCCGAAGCACCGTGGAGCCCTCCGTGGGCTGA
- a CDS encoding Uma2 family endonuclease translates to MVTRRPPESESTEPNDPSVEAAFQAAPEEMVAEILEGVLHLGPRPARPHANVASNLGGILIAPFKFGRRGPGGWVILSEPELHLGPRPDKLVPDLAGWRRERLPRAVGGDDAPAHYDLAPDWACEILSDRTRSRDKGPKMRIYAREGVKHLWLVEPLARTLDIYRLTEGQWVLAQTFAGEERVRVEPFEAIEFELPLLWSE, encoded by the coding sequence ATGGTCACCCGTCGCCCTCCCGAGTCCGAGTCCACCGAACCCAACGACCCGTCCGTCGAGGCGGCCTTCCAGGCGGCTCCCGAGGAGATGGTGGCGGAGATCCTGGAGGGCGTGCTGCACCTCGGCCCGCGCCCGGCCCGTCCTCATGCCAACGTGGCGTCGAACCTGGGTGGCATCCTCATCGCGCCCTTCAAGTTCGGCAGGAGGGGGCCGGGGGGATGGGTCATCCTCTCCGAGCCGGAGCTGCACCTCGGTCCGCGCCCGGACAAGCTCGTGCCGGACCTGGCGGGCTGGCGACGCGAGCGACTGCCGCGTGCCGTCGGCGGAGACGATGCGCCGGCGCACTACGACCTGGCGCCGGATTGGGCGTGCGAGATTCTCTCTGACCGCACGCGCAGCCGGGACAAGGGCCCGAAGATGCGCATCTACGCCCGGGAAGGAGTGAAGCACCTGTGGCTGGTGGAGCCGCTGGCCCGCACGCTGGATATCTACCGGCTGACGGAGGGCCAGTGGGTGCTCGCTCAGACCTTCGCGGGAGAAGAGCGGGTGAGGGTCGAGCCGTTCGAGGCCATCGAGTTCGAGCTACCGCTCCTCTGGTCCGAGTAA